One genomic region from Muriicola soli encodes:
- the aroC gene encoding chorismate synthase, which produces MAGNTFGTLFKLTTFGESHGEAIGGILEGCPPNLQLNLEAIQQEMDRRKPGQSAIVTQRKEADQVRFLSGVFEGKTTGTPIGFVIFNSNQKSGDYDHIKDSYRPSHADYVYDKKYGIRDYRGGGRSSARETACRVVAGAIAKQFLSNLKFNAFVSQVGSITLNKPYQELDLSLTETNPVRCPDPATAAEMEAHIREVRKEGDTIGGVITGVIQNVPIGLGEPVFDKLHAQLGKAMLSINAVKGFEYGSGFDGVRMKGSEHNDAYKSDGTTKTNFSGGVQGGISNGMDIYFNVAFKPVATLIQPYETIDKKGETVQTKGKGRHDPCVVPRAVPIVEAMAALVLADFELLNRTIKS; this is translated from the coding sequence ATGGCCGGCAATACATTCGGAACTCTTTTTAAGCTCACTACTTTCGGAGAATCACATGGCGAAGCCATCGGAGGAATATTAGAAGGCTGTCCGCCTAATCTGCAACTCAACCTGGAAGCAATTCAGCAGGAAATGGACAGGAGAAAGCCGGGTCAGTCTGCCATCGTTACCCAAAGAAAGGAGGCCGATCAGGTTCGGTTCCTCTCAGGAGTTTTCGAAGGAAAAACAACAGGAACTCCAATCGGTTTTGTGATCTTCAACAGCAATCAGAAATCTGGCGACTACGACCACATTAAGGATTCCTACAGGCCATCACATGCAGACTACGTCTATGACAAGAAATACGGCATTCGCGACTACCGCGGAGGAGGCCGAAGTTCGGCAAGGGAGACAGCCTGCAGAGTAGTAGCAGGAGCAATAGCCAAACAATTTCTTAGTAATTTGAAATTTAATGCTTTCGTCTCACAAGTTGGAAGTATTACTTTAAATAAACCCTATCAGGAACTTGATCTGTCCCTAACCGAAACAAATCCCGTTCGCTGTCCTGATCCGGCAACCGCCGCTGAGATGGAAGCTCATATTCGGGAGGTACGCAAAGAAGGCGACACCATTGGAGGAGTCATTACAGGAGTGATACAAAATGTACCTATTGGTCTTGGGGAACCTGTATTTGATAAGTTGCACGCTCAGTTGGGCAAGGCAATGCTCTCTATCAATGCCGTAAAAGGTTTTGAATACGGCAGTGGTTTCGACGGTGTCAGAATGAAAGGAAGCGAACACAACGATGCTTATAAGTCGGACGGTACCACTAAAACCAATTTCAGCGGTGGCGTACAGGGCGGAATAAGCAATGGTATGGATATCTATTTCAATGTTGCTTTCAAACCCGTGGCCACCTTGATTCAGCCTTATGAGACTATTGATAAAAAGGGGGAAACGGTGCAGACCAAAGGCAAGGGAAGGCATGATCCCTGTGTGGTTCCCAGAGCGGTGCCAATAGTAGAGGCGATGGCAGCCCTGGTGCTCGCAGATTTTGAATTGCTGAATCGAACTATAAAAAGTTAG
- a CDS encoding dicarboxylate/amino acid:cation symporter, which yields MRKLELHWQILIGMVLGIVFGFVMTYPEWGSKFVQDWINPFGSIFVKLLKLIAIPLILASLVKGISDLKDISQFRNIGVRTIVIYMCTTVVAITIGLVLVNVLKPGDGISDDTIAKLTDTYATNTEVTSKLEEAFKQKEGGPLQFLEDMVPDNAFNALSNNSLMLQVIFFTIFLGICMLLIGEEKSKPLKDFFDTLNDVVLKMVDLIMLTAPVAVFALLANVVVTSGDPDLLFALLKYSGVVVVGLLLMIVFYSVVVGTFTKYNPLTFLSKISPAQLLAFSTSSSAATLPVTMERVEEHIGVNKDISSFVLPVGATINMDGTSLYQGVAAVFISQALGFDLSLADQLMIVLTALLASIGSAAVPGAGMVMLVIVLEAIKFPADKLAIGLALIFAVDRPLDMLRTVVNVTGDATVSMMVSKSLGRKLVPHVKEWDDHLEEVLPKKKK from the coding sequence ATGAGAAAACTGGAATTGCACTGGCAGATCTTGATCGGGATGGTGCTGGGTATTGTCTTCGGATTTGTGATGACCTATCCCGAATGGGGTAGTAAGTTTGTTCAGGATTGGATCAATCCCTTTGGAAGTATTTTTGTAAAACTCCTTAAGCTTATTGCTATTCCATTAATACTGGCCTCTTTGGTTAAAGGGATATCCGACTTAAAAGACATCTCACAGTTCAGAAATATTGGGGTAAGAACCATAGTCATCTACATGTGTACCACAGTTGTGGCCATTACGATTGGGTTAGTGCTGGTAAATGTCCTTAAACCCGGAGATGGAATATCCGATGATACAATAGCTAAACTGACAGACACCTATGCTACCAATACCGAAGTCACCTCCAAGCTGGAGGAGGCTTTTAAGCAAAAGGAGGGAGGCCCTCTTCAATTCCTGGAAGATATGGTGCCCGACAATGCATTTAACGCCCTGAGCAACAATAGCCTGATGCTTCAGGTGATTTTCTTTACCATCTTTTTGGGTATATGTATGCTCTTGATCGGGGAGGAAAAATCAAAACCCCTAAAAGATTTCTTTGACACCCTCAATGATGTGGTATTGAAAATGGTGGATCTCATCATGCTTACAGCCCCGGTGGCGGTATTTGCTTTATTGGCAAACGTGGTGGTGACCTCGGGGGATCCTGATCTGCTGTTCGCTCTATTGAAATATTCCGGAGTTGTTGTAGTTGGACTCTTGCTAATGATCGTTTTTTACAGTGTGGTTGTTGGAACGTTTACCAAATACAATCCGCTCACCTTCCTCAGTAAGATTAGTCCGGCTCAACTTTTAGCTTTTTCCACCAGTTCAAGTGCTGCCACACTTCCTGTGACTATGGAAAGAGTAGAAGAACACATAGGGGTGAATAAAGATATTTCGAGTTTTGTACTTCCTGTAGGAGCAACCATCAATATGGACGGTACCAGCCTCTACCAGGGCGTGGCAGCTGTATTTATCTCTCAGGCCCTGGGGTTCGATCTCAGCCTTGCAGATCAACTGATGATTGTCCTCACTGCCCTCTTGGCATCCATTGGCTCTGCAGCGGTTCCGGGGGCAGGAATGGTGATGCTTGTAATTGTCCTGGAGGCGATTAAGTTCCCGGCGGACAAGCTCGCTATAGGTCTAGCCCTGATCTTTGCCGTAGATCGTCCCCTGGATATGCTAAGGACGGTTGTAAACGTTACCGGTGATGCCACTGTGTCCATGATGGTTTCCAAATCCCTTGGTCGGAAATTGGTGCCACATGTAAAGGAATGGGATGATCATCTTGAAGAAGTTCTTCCCAAAAAGAAAAAATAG
- a CDS encoding thiol-disulfide oxidoreductase DCC family protein — protein sequence MATEKKIILFDGVCNLCNGAVQFIIKRDRNDVFRFAPLQSEVGKKLADERKIDTSKVDSIILIEPQLAYYTKSDAALRITRSLSGLWPVMTVFLGLPSAIRDWIYDWVAKNRYRWFGKKEQCMIPTPETKNKFLAFSPGEEK from the coding sequence ATGGCGACTGAGAAGAAAATCATCCTTTTTGACGGGGTCTGCAATTTGTGCAACGGGGCCGTTCAATTCATTATAAAACGGGATAGAAATGACGTATTTCGGTTTGCGCCTCTGCAAAGTGAAGTGGGTAAGAAGTTGGCTGATGAGAGGAAGATTGATACCTCGAAGGTCGATTCTATCATCCTTATCGAACCACAGCTTGCTTATTACACTAAATCTGATGCTGCACTTAGAATAACAAGATCGCTTTCGGGTCTTTGGCCTGTGATGACCGTATTCCTCGGTTTACCCTCAGCAATTAGGGATTGGATTTACGATTGGGTAGCAAAAAACAGATATCGGTGGTTCGGAAAAAAGGAACAATGTATGATCCCAACTCCGGAAACGAAGAATAAATTCCTTGCCTTCTCCCCAGGGGAAGAAAAATAA
- a CDS encoding endonuclease MutS2: MDTYLKKSVQDLEFATVRKQLAARCNTDMGKKKALDLKPLTDGVQIMRLLGESSEYLSSYSNNNRIPNHGFDTIAGELELLEIENTTLELTGFRRIKHLCITVSEHKKFFKKFTEYYPLLKALTDTVSLLKEIPDLIDGVIDKFGHIKDSASPDLRRIRQEMSEVKGKINQSFGSALNTYQASEFLDEIKESIVDNRRVLAVKSMYRKKVKGTVMGTSKTGSIVYVEPAAVSKYSRELANLEFDEKEEIQKILNVLTRDIRPYKTELRDYQDFLAHMDVTAAKAKYASEINAIKPEINQEKKLFLRDAFHPLLYLSNKRDDLPTFPQSIELHPENRIIVISGPNAGGKSITLKTIGLLQLMLQSGLLIPVHERSSVCLFKTILTDIGDNQSIENHLSTYSYRLKNMKKFLKECDKETLFLIDEFGTGSDPELGGALAEAFLEVFYERGAFGVITTHYANLKALANELPYATNANMLFDGTTLQPTFQLELGQPGSSFTFEVAQKNGIPYSLINKAKKKVERGKIRFDATIAKMQKERHKMAKTGNKLQEEETKAREQAEKLEKLNAKVKSKLENYQELYDFNQRMIYLGEKVNKVAEKYFRDKKKRPLISELLRLIETENSKRKKKSAKEVKQQEVKNKALKQEVQQEVKTIRNKKKLNEKKEKAKQKAKPRPVFKIGDRVRLFDGKAVGSIDSLEKNKAVVNYGMFTTNVSVEQLELVEGKK, translated from the coding sequence TTATTCTAACAATAACCGAATCCCTAACCACGGCTTCGACACCATTGCAGGTGAGCTTGAATTATTGGAAATTGAAAACACTACGCTTGAGCTCACCGGTTTCAGGAGGATCAAACATTTATGTATTACCGTTTCTGAACACAAAAAATTCTTTAAAAAGTTCACTGAATACTACCCTCTGCTAAAAGCACTTACCGATACCGTTTCCCTGCTGAAAGAAATTCCGGATTTGATTGATGGGGTCATTGACAAATTCGGACACATCAAGGATTCAGCCTCTCCGGATCTCAGGCGAATCAGGCAGGAGATGTCAGAGGTAAAAGGGAAGATAAATCAGAGCTTCGGATCTGCCTTAAACACTTACCAGGCCTCAGAATTTTTAGATGAGATTAAGGAGTCAATTGTCGATAACAGGAGGGTGCTTGCCGTAAAATCGATGTACCGCAAGAAAGTGAAAGGTACGGTTATGGGGACCTCAAAAACCGGTAGTATTGTTTATGTAGAGCCCGCTGCAGTATCGAAGTACAGCAGGGAGTTAGCCAATCTTGAATTTGACGAAAAGGAAGAAATTCAAAAGATCCTGAATGTGCTAACCCGGGATATACGCCCATATAAAACCGAATTAAGGGATTATCAGGATTTTCTTGCACATATGGATGTCACCGCCGCCAAGGCGAAATACGCATCGGAAATCAATGCCATTAAACCTGAAATTAATCAGGAGAAGAAATTATTTCTGCGCGATGCCTTTCACCCACTTTTATACTTATCAAATAAAAGAGACGATCTTCCCACTTTTCCACAAAGTATCGAATTGCATCCGGAAAACAGGATCATAGTTATTTCAGGACCCAATGCGGGAGGAAAGAGTATTACTTTAAAGACCATTGGTTTGTTACAGCTTATGTTGCAAAGTGGTTTATTGATCCCGGTTCACGAGCGTAGCTCTGTTTGTTTATTCAAAACTATCCTTACCGATATCGGGGATAATCAGTCTATCGAGAATCACCTGAGTACGTATAGCTACCGCCTGAAAAATATGAAGAAGTTTCTGAAGGAATGCGATAAGGAAACCCTCTTCCTTATCGATGAATTCGGAACAGGTAGTGATCCGGAACTCGGAGGTGCCCTGGCTGAAGCTTTTCTTGAAGTATTTTATGAAAGGGGAGCCTTTGGCGTGATCACTACGCATTACGCGAACCTGAAGGCACTGGCTAATGAATTGCCCTATGCCACCAATGCCAATATGCTCTTTGATGGCACTACCCTGCAGCCTACTTTTCAGCTAGAATTAGGTCAGCCGGGCAGCTCGTTTACTTTTGAGGTGGCTCAGAAAAATGGTATCCCCTACAGTCTCATCAATAAGGCCAAAAAGAAAGTGGAGCGGGGTAAAATCCGGTTTGACGCCACTATTGCCAAAATGCAAAAAGAGCGACATAAGATGGCAAAAACCGGCAATAAACTTCAGGAAGAAGAGACAAAGGCCCGGGAACAAGCCGAGAAACTTGAAAAGCTCAATGCAAAAGTCAAATCTAAGTTAGAGAACTATCAGGAGCTATACGATTTTAACCAACGGATGATTTATCTGGGGGAGAAAGTAAACAAAGTGGCAGAAAAGTACTTTCGGGATAAAAAGAAACGCCCTCTGATCTCCGAACTACTCCGGCTGATCGAAACCGAAAACAGCAAAAGGAAAAAGAAGTCGGCAAAGGAGGTCAAGCAACAAGAGGTTAAAAATAAGGCCCTGAAACAGGAAGTTCAACAAGAAGTAAAAACCATCAGGAACAAGAAAAAGCTAAACGAAAAGAAGGAAAAAGCCAAACAGAAGGCGAAGCCCAGGCCAGTATTTAAGATTGGTGACCGGGTGCGATTATTCGATGGTAAAGCGGTAGGAAGTATTGATAGTCTGGAGAAGAACAAAGCCGTGGTGAATTACGGTATGTTCACCACCAACGTGAGTGTTGAGCAATTGGAACTGGTAGAAGGAAAGAAGTAA